A genomic stretch from Strongyloides ratti genome assembly S_ratti_ED321, chromosome : 1 includes:
- a CDS encoding Solute carrier family 22 member 15 produces the protein MNDSKTELRRRTFSTQKKNKKNLYRYEEFEQILERIGSFGTFQIYVCFMIFLWQIVWAGNYTFIEFVGAIEPDWNCTLKNNQGYMTFKAPVKGNDCDLLKQKCESFVAIKESKQFYSIVGAFKMICDDDNKPELIQIIQSGSMLVGAIIGGHIGDHIGRNTFFFLGQLITIISSTMTTGAQNWWSYSITQGITGFIYGAIEVMVLTTMMELTNNKYRLIPNSSFQWPLAYLSISLIAYLTKDWQLYFIFLNAVGSLISIGFIMFLESPRWLIATRQFEEAAEVLNDIAHCRWNDAAIHFTESDLKNLPSEPKEKYRFYNFFHLFSKVKLTQQTILQMLSMFTYSLISINFNYSITTWENDVIPFVAINGGLRFIIPIIIIFFDFKIPSLGRKIQFITALFLEGLCFGTVIILMLCGYDYTFKWINVLITIATLINDSAFWINIVQISTQRYPTVIRCTAFGFIQAFKHTGYIVGIIIMKPLMEGNHPIYAFIIPEVLIIITIIGGIILQPEVKGKSLKDTMDEVNKGRQVTRLPTGLLQLVSQFRVDQLAHNYELEEAFRNKLSKTKNNLKEDIPKPEQVIRKERVTTKKNTYVNDGYHFTDSDEETFKDEDLVTSLHSTNINPH, from the exons atgaatgatAGTAAAACAGAACTTCGTAGACGAACATTTAGTActcaaaaaaagaataaaaaaaatttatatagatATGAAGAATTTGAACAAATATTAGAAAGAATAGGTTCATTTGGAACATTTCAAATTTATGTTTgttttatgatatttttgtGGCAAATTGTTTGGGCtg gtaattatacatttattgAATTTGTTGGAGCCATTGAACCAGACTGGAAttgtactttaaaaaataatcaaggATATATGACATTTAAAGCTCCTGTTAAAGGAAATGATTGTGATTTACTTAAACAAAAATGTGAATCATTTGTTGCTATAAAAGAAtctaaacaattttattcaaTTGTTGGAgcatttaaaatgatttgtGATGATGATAATAAACCAGAATTAATTCAAATTATTCAATCAGGATCTATGCTTGTTGGAGCTATAATAGGAGGTCATATTGGTGATCATATTGGTAGaaatacatttttctttcttggacaattaattacaattatttcTTCTACCATGACAACAGGAGCCCAAAATTGGTGGTCATATTCTATTACTCAAGGTATTACAGGATTTATATATGGAGCAATTGAAGTAATGGTTTTGACAACAATGATGgaattaacaaataataaatatagatTAATACCAAATTCATCTTTTCAATGGCCATTAGCATATCTATCAATATCACTTATAGcttatttaacaaaagattggcaattatattttatatttcttaatgCTGTTGGTTCTTTAATTTCTATTGGATTTATAATGTTTCTTGAATCTCCAAGGTGGCTTATAGCAACCAGGCAATTTGAGGAAGCTGCTGAagttttaaatgatattgcTCATTGTAGATGGAATGATGCAGCTATACATTTTACAGAAagtgatttaaaaaatttaccatcAGAAcctaaagaaaaatatagattttataatttttttcatcttttttcaaaagttaaattaaCACAACAAACAATACTTCAAATGTTATCAATGTTTACATATTCattaatttcaataaattttaattattcaatTACAACATGGGAAAATGATGTTATACCATTTGTAGCAATAAATGGTGGACTTAGATTTATTATAccaattataattattttttttgacttTAAAATTCCATCTTTAGGACGTAAGATACAATTTATTACAGCTCTATTTTTAGAAGGTTTATGTTTTGGGAcagtaattattttaatgttatgtGGATATGACTATACATTTAAATGGATAAATGTTCTTATTACAATTGCCacattaataaatgatagTGCTTTCTGGATTAATATTGTTCAAATATCGACACAGCGTTACCCAACCGTAATCCGTTGTACAGCATTTGGTTTTATTCAAGCTTTTAAACATACTGGTTACATTGTTGgaataattattatgaaaCCATTGATGGAAGGCAATCATCCTATTTATGCTTTTATTATTCCTGAAGTTCTTATTATAATTACAATAATTGGTGGTATAATACTTCAACCAGAAGTTAAAGGAAAAAGTTTGAAAGACACTATGGATGAAGTTAATAAAGGAAGACAAGTCACAAGATTACCAACAGGACTTCTTCAACTTGTTTCACAATTTAGAGTAGACCAATTGGCACACAACTATGAACTTGAGGAAGCTTTTCGAAATAAACTTTCAAAAACtaagaataatttaaaagaggACATACCAAAACCGGAACAAGTTATAAGAAAAGAAAGAGTAACAACTAAGAAAAATACTTATGTTAATGACGGCTATCATTTCACTGACTCAGATGAAGAAACATTTAAAGATGAAGATTTAGTCACTTCTTTACATTCCACAAACATAAACCCCCATTAg
- a CDS encoding 28S ribosomal protein S21, mitochondrial, whose product MPRYWKGTLTQPFGVKLFRGIWHAHPRWMNRTVIVKDNDVTSSFMLLNRLMENEGLLKIIRNSQFYRKPFMQRKEMSIAASKAIFNEDMNLKIKFLSRKNRVDAYPGQIST is encoded by the exons atgccTCGTTATTGGAAAGGAACATTAACACAACCATTTGGTGTTAAATTATTTCGTGGAATTTGGCATGCTCATCCAAGGTGGATGAATAGAACAGTAATAGTTAAAGATAATGATGTCACTTCATCTTTCATGTTACTTAATCG aCTTATGGAGAATGAAGGTTTgttgaaaattattagaaatagTCAATTCTATAGAAAACCATTTATGCAAAGAAAAGAAATGTCAATAGCAGCTTCCAAAGCAATTTTTAACGAAgatatgaatttaaaaataaaatttttatcaagaaAAAATAGAGTTGATGCATATCCAGGACAGATAtcaacataa
- a CDS encoding ADP-ribosylation factor-like protein 2: MGLLTLLKKYKKKEKDMRILLLGLDNSGKTTVMKKFLGEDTDTISPTLGFGIETVQYKGLTLNFWDVGGQKSLRPYWKGYFSDADGIIWVVDSSDIDRLNDCDNELKQLLKEDHLSHSSLVVLANKSDLPSSLSADEISKVLKLDQLTTHKCKTFSTSAKTGKNLLEAIDWLCNDICSRIYVGN; the protein is encoded by the coding sequence ATGGGATTATTGACAttgttaaagaaatataagaagaaagaaaaagataTGAGGATATTGTTACTTGGTTTAGACAATAGCGGAAAGACAACTGTAATGAAGAAATTTCTAGGAGAAGATACAGATACAATATCTCCTACACTTGGATTTGGTATAGAAACCGTACAATACAAAGGATTAACTCTTAATTTTTGGGATGTTGGTGGGCAAAAAAGTTTACGACCATATTGGAAAGGTTATTTTAGTGATGCTGATGGTATTATTTGGGTAGTGGATTCCTCAGACATAGATCGATTAAATGATTGTGACAATGAATTGAAACAACTTTTAAAAGAAGATCACTTATCACATTCTTCTTTAGTAGTATTAGCAAACAAATCTGATTTACCATCATCTTTATCTGCCGATGAAATTTCTAAGGTTTTAAAACTTGATCAATTAACAACACATAAATGTAAAACATTTTCAACAAGTGCTAAAACTGGAAAAAATCTTTTGGAAGCAATTGATTGGTTGTGTAATGATATCTGTTCAAGGATATATGTAGGAAATTGA
- a CDS encoding Eukaryotic translation initiation factor 3 subunit G, whose translation MTSTITLPKPAPIGSWADAVDNETNAREKTITEVITDPVSDKKVTVTQILKIITERIPKSIADRRKWKKFGKCANAGNKPEPGVTMMGDEVELEFVRTSLGEQKHDDDVDTTKNIDKGQITARCHNCKTSGHWSKDCPFKNTADEKYDDVRPTAKGSLAGGKYTPPQRNMERMGISERRSDEFTVRVTNLPEDYTNLDDVLRNMFSSVGKIDRFFLAKDKNTNLNKGFAFITYSNKHDAEKAITKFNKFPFESLIINVEFAKSGRD comes from the exons ATGACTTCTACGATAACTTTACCGAAACCAGCTCCTATTGGCTCATGGGCAGATGCTGTTGACAATGAAA caAATGCAAGAGAAAAAACTATAACTGAAGTTATTACTGACCCCGTATCAGATAAAAAAGTTACTGTTACtcagatattaaaaattatcacaGAACGTATTCCTAAAAGTATTGCTGATCGTagaaaatggaaaaaattcGGAAAATGTGCAAATGCTGGAAATAAACCTGAACCTGGTGTTACAATGATGGGTGATGAAGTTGAATTAGAATTTGTTAGGACTTCTCTTGGTGAACAGAAACACGATGATGATGTTGATACTACCAAGAATATTGACAAAGGACAAATTACTGCTCGTTGTCATAATTGTAAAACAAGTGGCCATTGGTCTAAAGATTGTCCATTCAAGAATACTGCTGATGAGAAGTACGATGATGTACGTCCTACTGCTAAAGGAAGTCTAGCTGGAGGTAAATATACCCCGCCACAACGCAACATGGAACGTATGGGAATAAGTGAAAGAAGATCTGATGAATTTACAGTTCGTGTGACAAATCTTCCAGAAGACTACACAAATCTTGATGATGTTCTTAGAAATATGTTTAGTAGTGTCGGAAAAATTGATAGATTCTTTTTGGCTAAAGATAAGaatacaaatttaaataaaggtTTTGCTTTTATTACATACAGTAACAAACATGATGCTGAAAAGGCTATTACTAAATTTAATAAGTTCCCATTCGAATCTTTGATTATTAATGTTGAATTTGCCAA GTCTGGACGagattaa
- a CDS encoding SWI/SNF-related matrix-associated actin-dependent regulator of chromatin subfamily A member 5 — MCKENDGEEVRKKRTHSEEGKDECYEFKRVKKNDEILDDPVEQNLEVNCVPIEENQDEIPEVSLKKKFKLLLRQIKKISRQLALGTLVESTENMGNENDDEMYKCSERFMFRETPPFINGKMRDYQIHGLNWMITLRENNINGILADEMGLGKTLQTVSLLGYIKYFENKKDTNLPSLIIVPATVICTWRNEITKWIDGMQILFLHGGKNHCKEIVKNDLKKGGYDIVLTTYEILLKFCHKLKIIEWDYIIIDEAHRIKNGKSITSKAIRYIKSKNRLLLTGTPLQNNLYELWSLLNFIQPELFDDAEDFENWFCSDKCFSSQNSTIKKLHKILNPFILRRIKKDVEKKIPPKIETTLFVGLSNIQKKLYKKCLLNGAEVFINGKIKRGKFMNLFQQLRKIASHPYLLPGVEPGPPYEEGEHVIKCCGKLRVLDKLLTKLKSQGSRVIIFAQFLDTLNILEDYMIWKNYSYNRFDGKSPYNERQEYIDEFQSEESTTFAMLLSTRAGGIGITLTAADVVIFYDIDWNPQMDLQAADRVHRIGQKKQVKIFRLIAEGTVDEEIYKVAEKKLHLDNLVIQKGRMNEMKREMKQEEIMRILRNDIEEVGNLKKGKFKYNIEEIVERSSLKYKKIQDEINGISKSQSNIFLETHRNSNSRENNMYHFNGNDYKILQKNNNDQPEVEYIKKKRLSIKRFENLN; from the exons atgtgtAAGGAAAATGATGGTGAAGAAGTTAGGAAAAAAAGAACTCATTCAGAGGAAGGTAAAGATGAGTGTTATGAATTTAAACGAG taaaaaaaaatgacgaAATATTAGATGATCCAGTTGAACAGAATTTGGAGGTAAACTGTGTCCCCATAGAAGAAAACCAAGATGAAA TACCTGAAgtttctttaaaaaagaaatttaaacttttactacgtcaaattaaaaaaatttcccGTCAATTAGCTTTGGGTACTTTAGTTGAGTCAACTGAAAATATGGGTAATGAAAATGATGATGAAATGTACAAGTGTAGTGAAAGATTTATGTTTAGGGAGACACCACCATTTATTAATGGTAAAATGAGAGATTACCAAATACATGGATTAAACTGGATGATAACACTTAgagaaaataatatcaatGGAATATTGGCTGATGAAATGGGTCTTGGAAAAACTTTACAAACTGTTTCACTACTaggatatataaaatattttgaaaataaaaaagataccAATTTACCTTCTCTTATCATTGTACCAGCCACAGTAATTTGTACCTGGAGAAATGAAATTACAAAGTGGATAGATGGTATGcagattttatttttacatggAGGTAAAAACCATTGTAAAGAGATTGTTAAGAATGATTTGAAGAAGGGAGGATATGATATTGTTCTAACAACATAtgaaattcttttaaaattttgtcataaactaaaaattatagaatgggattatattataattgatGAGGCACATCGTATAAAAAATGGAAAATCAATTACTAGTAAAGCAATAAGGTacattaaatcaaaaaatagaTTATTGTTGACAGGAACACCATTACAAAACAATCTTTATGAACTTTGGTccttattaaattttattcaacCTGAACTATTTGATGACGCTGAAGATTTTGAAAATTGGTTTTGTAGTGATAAATGTTTTAGTAGTCAAAATTCAACTATAAAGAAATTGCACAAAATTCTTAATCCTTTTATCCTtagaagaattaaaaaagatgttgaaaaaaaaattcctcCAAAAATAGAAACGACATTATTTGTAGGTCTTTCAAATATTCAAAAGAagctttataaaaaatgtttgctTAATGGTGCTGAAGTATTTATCAATGGAAAAATTAAGAGAGGTAAATTTATGAATTTGTTTCAACAGCTTCGTAAAATTGCTAGTCATCCATATTTATTACCTGGTGTTGAACCTGGTCCTCCATATGAAGAAGGTGAACATGTAATAAAATGTTGTGGAAAACTGAGAGTTCTTGATAAACTTTTAACCAAGTTGAAATCACAAGGTTCTAGagttataatttttgctcaatttttagatacattaaatattctCGAGGATTATATGATTtggaaaaattattcatacaATAGGTTTGATGGAAAATCTCCTTACAATGAAAGACAAGAATATATTGATGAATTTCAAAGTGAAGAATCAACAACTTTTGCTATGTTACTTTCTACTCGAGCTGGTGGAATAGGAATTACTTTAACTGCTGCTGAtgttgttatattttatgatattgaTTGGAATCCACAAATGGATTTACAAGCAGCAGATCGAGTTCATAGGATTGGTCAGAAAAAacaagtaaaaatatttcgaTTAATTGCAGAGGGAACAGTAGATGAAGAAATTTACAAAGTAgctgaaaaaaaattacatctAGATAATTTGGTCATTCAAAAAGGAAGAATGAATGAAATGAAAAGAGAAATGAAACAAGAAGAAATAATGAGAATTTTACGTAACGATATTGAAGAAGTtggaaatttaaaaaaaggaaaatttaaatataacattgAAGAGATTGTAGAGAGATCTTCtctgaaatataaaaaaatccaAGATGAGATTAATGGAATTAGTAAATCTCAAAGTAATATTTTCCTAGAAACTCATCGAAATTCTAACTCTAgagaaaataatatgtatcattttaatggtaatgattacaaaattttacaaaaaaacaataacGATCAACCAGAAGTggaatatattaaaaagaaaagattaAGTATTAAGcgttttgaaaatttaaattga